TTTATGCTTATGACTGGTGGCTAGATAGTTTATTTATTGTTTTATCAAAAATTATAATTTTATGGAACAGTCTGAATGAGCTAAAGATATTAAGTATATCTTTAGGGTTAACAATATGTTCCTTTTACCATAACAAATATACGACGCTTTGTTAACCGCCTAGACGTTATCAAATCGTGGCACAATCGTAACCGCAACAGTAGCTTAGCGGTTTATTGGCAAGGTATGCCATCGCATGTCATTTTTTACGGCGGCGACCGCTGCGAAACACGTAGCTATCATCGTAAAAGCCAAGATTGGCATTCTCTGACCAAAAATGTGGTACGCCCAAAATAGGCAAGGGTGCAAGTTGACGTGGTGTAACCTTATCTTGTGATAATAAGTTATCCATATGTTCGGCAACTGCATTATCCAAATATTGCATACGCTCAGATAGTGCCAAGGCGAAGAAATCTTGCGCTACATTTATCACGATACTATGGGCACATAGAGGTTTGCGTGGTTGTATTAATTGCTCAAGTAAGGCATGGCCAAAAATATAGACCGCCGCCTGAGAGTGACTATTAATTTGTTTTGGATCATCCCATTTCGAACGCGTACTTACCAGACTGCCCAGCCAATCAAAATCAATGAGCGCCTTGCCAATACTAAGGTCAGACGTAACTAACACTGCGCCATTTTCATCAAACACAGTGATTGTATCGCGGACACGCCCTCGACTAGCGCCAATACCTTGCTGCTCAATCTCAAGCATATGATAATAGTTGAGCAAGGCTTTAGTCTTGGGAAAAGTTAGCCAAATACTGCCGTTAAATAAATCATGCAAGTTGTCACGCGTTGGAATACTGCCAGTCGTGGCAATAAAGCTTTCGTACGCTTCGCCTTCGGGTAACGCATCTTGTGAAACACATTTCAAGGTTTGCGCTTGGTTGTTATGCGCAGGCTTGGTCTGCGGCAAGTGCTGCTGTAAGTCGTTAGCCTGCTGTTGCAATGCTGTATTTAAAACCTTAGCGATAATATCAGGCGTATTTTCTAGTTTATCTGTCTGAGCAGCCTCACTACAGCCACTTAGCTGAGTGATGGTTTTACTTATATAGCCTAACTGGTTTAAGTGACATAGCCATGGTGCTTGCCAGTTAATTTCTGCAAAGCTGTCATCGAGCCTGCTGTCGCATACAGACGGATTATTGATGGACGCATCAAGAGTTGCATCAACAGGCGCATCAGAAGAAGAAGCGGAATAAGGTTTGACAGGTAAATCAGTGGCGGTCATGTTCACTATCTCTATTAGACGACTGGCATGTCTATGGTATCATGGAGCGCTTTTTTACTGCTAGACGAGCGGCTCGAAATGAACGTTTCGCGCGCTATTTATTGATGAGTTTTTATGGCAAATTTTAACACCCACTTAAATGTTGCATTCATGGTCAGTGGTACGCTTAGTTTGACGGTTTATAAAGCGGGACTGATTGATGACTCAGGGTTTTTGATGTGCGTGGCGCTTGGCACCATTGGTGGGCTGCTACCTGATTTGGATTCTGATAACTCGACACCGATTAAGCTTGGGTTCAATATCACCTCCTTTATCTTTGCCTTTGGACTGGTGATGCATTGGCGCAGTGAGCTGAGTTTGCTGGCATTGATAGCATTATGGCTAGCGGGCTATGGTTTTA
The nucleotide sequence above comes from Psychrobacter sp. P2G3. Encoded proteins:
- a CDS encoding DUF3025 domain-containing protein, giving the protein MTATDLPVKPYSASSSDAPVDATLDASINNPSVCDSRLDDSFAEINWQAPWLCHLNQLGYISKTITQLSGCSEAAQTDKLENTPDIIAKVLNTALQQQANDLQQHLPQTKPAHNNQAQTLKCVSQDALPEGEAYESFIATTGSIPTRDNLHDLFNGSIWLTFPKTKALLNYYHMLEIEQQGIGASRGRVRDTITVFDENGAVLVTSDLSIGKALIDFDWLGSLVSTRSKWDDPKQINSHSQAAVYIFGHALLEQLIQPRKPLCAHSIVINVAQDFFALALSERMQYLDNAVAEHMDNLLSQDKVTPRQLAPLPILGVPHFWSENANLGFYDDSYVFRSGRRRKK